Proteins from a single region of Corylus avellana chromosome ca11, CavTom2PMs-1.0:
- the LOC132166262 gene encoding pentatricopeptide repeat-containing protein At3g24000, mitochondrial-like, whose amino-acid sequence MFHETAFHLSSLLRNCALLSAISQTKQTHAQILVHGFLSNVTLQTDLLLAYSKCGFLQDARRVFDKMPERNMHSWNILLASYAHNFHYLDAISFFNEFLKMGLQPDHYTLPPVFKACAGIRDAYLGKMLHGRVVRLGFEEYVVVGSLVLDFYVKCGNLVDARRVFSNLSCRDSAVWNLMIAGFGRAGFYSDALNCFRSMLNEGENMDSMTIPSILNACGGEGDLMKGKEIHGQVVKSFIFDGDVAISNSLIDMYAKCGRLHDSEKVFRSMHELNLITCTTMISCYGVHGKGEDSLALFNKMRDCGFKPNSVTLTAVLASCSHSGLIDQGRRIFNSISFDYELEPSVEHYACMVDLLGRFGHLEEALELVQNMKLVVTPSVWGALLSGCMMHNNVEIGEIAALQLFELEPRNSSNYIALCSIYDSLNIRDRVSLIRAKMRNLSLVKTPGCSWITIAGKTHEFYQGDHSHPETPMVYEMLGRIMKASVFPGDCGLGES is encoded by the coding sequence ATGTTTCACGAAACTGCTTTTCACTTGTCTTCCCTGCTGAGAAACTGCGCTCTACTCTCTGCAATTTCTCAAACTAAGCAAACCCATGCCCAAATCCTCGTCCATGGCTTCCTTTCCAACGTGACCCTTCAAACCGATCTCTTACTGGCATACTCTAAATGCGGGTTTCTGCAAGATGCTCGCCGGGTCTTCGACAAAATGCCTGAAAGGAATATGCATTCTTGGAACATATTGCTCGCTTCATATGCAcataattttcattatttagATGCTATTAGTTTTTTCAATGAGTTTCTGAAGATGGGTCTTCAGCCTGATCATTATACGTTGCCGCCAGTGTTTAAGGCATGTGCTGGAATAAGAGATGCTTATCTGGGTAAGATGCTTCATGGCAGGGTGGTTAGGCTTGGGTTTGAGGAATATGTTGTCGTGGGAAgtttggttttggatttttatGTGAAATGTGGGAATTTAGTTGATGCAAGGCGTGTATTTTCAAATCTGTCGTGTAGAGATTCTGCTGTTTGGAATTTGATGATTGCAGGGTTTGGGAGAGCTGGCTTTTATTCGGATGCTTTGAATTGTTTCAGAAGCATGCTTAATGAAGGAGAGAATATGGATTCTATGACGATTCCCAGCATTTTGAATGCTTGCGGAGGGGAAGGAGACTTGATGAAAGGGAAGGAAATTCATGGGCAAGTAGTTAAGAGTTTCATATTTGATGGAGATGTTGCAATTAGTAATTCATTGATTGATATGTACGCAAAGTGTGGACGCTTGCATGACTCAGAAAAGGTTTTCAGGAGCATGCATGAACTGAATTTGATAACCTGTACTACAATGATATCTTGTTATGGTGTTCATGGGAAAGGAGAGGACTCTTTGGctttgtttaataaaatgagaGATTGTGGGTTTAAACCTAACAGTGTCACACTAACAGCAGTTTTGGCTAGCTGCAGCCACTCGGGTCTTATTGATCAAGGTCGGAGGATTTTCAACTCCATAAGTTTTGACTATGAGTTAGAACCCAGTGTAGAGCACTATGCCTGTATGGTGGATCTTttgggtcgttttgggcatcTAGAGGAAGCACTTGAATTGGTACAAAACATGAAGTTAGTGGTAACACCAAGTGTTTGGGGTGCTCTACTCTCTGGTTGTATGATGCACAACAATGTTGAAATTGGAGAAATTGCTGCTCTTCAGCTCTTTGAGTTGGAACCTAGAAACTCTAGCAACTACATAGCTTTGTGTAGTATTTATGATTCTCTTAACATTCGGGATCGTGTTTCACTAATCAGAGCAAAGATGAGGAATTTGAGTTTGGTTAAAACTCCTGGTTGTAGCTGGATAACCATTGCTGGAAAAACCCACGAGTTCTATCAAGGGGACCATTCTCATCCTGAAACCCCAATGGTATATGAAATGCTAGGCAGAATAATGAAGGCATCAGTATTTCCTGGTGATTGTGGACTGGGAGAATCATAG
- the LOC132166264 gene encoding protein trichome berefringence-like 7 isoform X2, with protein MMTSFNRNASFKRSTSLSRRALSVSSTRVCRLSWVSRLFQVLVVIGSLISFLIAIGCGYMYVLPSLSQAFHGYGIAKLNGSLSSCNIFDGIWVPDDSYPLYNATECPFVEQGFNCLGNGRRDKDYLRLRWKPKDCDIPRFTVKRILEMLRSKRVVFVGDSMSRTQWESLICLLMTGVEDKKSVYEINGNKITKRIRYLGVRFSSFNFTVEFFRSVFLMQQGSMPRHAPKRVKSTLRLDKLDNISNYWVNSDVLIFNTGQWWVPGKLFQSGCYFQVGNSLKLGMPIPTAYRTALGTWGSWVERNINTNRTRVFFRTFEPSHWSDQTRRFCNVTQFPSLEERGRDRSLFSDTALEVVKNMTVPITVLHITSMSALRSDAHVGNSSDSPSTPDCSHWCLPGVPDVWNEIVLSYLLTDYGFISDEWCRVDKHGFGGRSFEQASYQNLQPTSTNGSARKPEKLNNLDLS; from the exons ATGATGACTAGTTTCAATAGGAATGCATCCTTCAAACGCAGTACGTCACTTAGCCGGAGGGCCTTGAGTGTTTCAAGCACAAGGGTCTGTCGGTTGAGTTGGGTCTCGAGATTGTTTCAAGTCCTTGTGGTGATTGGGTCTTTGATTTCATTCCTCATAGCAATTGGTTGTGGTTATATGTATGTGCTCCCAAGTCTCAGTCAGGCCTTTCATGGGTATGGTATAGCCAAATTAAATGGTTCATTAAGTAGTTGCAATATTTTTGATGGAATTTGGGTTCCGGATGATAGTTACCCATTGTACAATGCTACAGAATGTCCTTTTGTAGAACAAGGATTCAATTGCTTGGGAAATGGACGGAGAGATAAAGATTATCTGAGATTGAGGTGGAAACCAAAGGATTGTGATATTCCAAGGTTTACTGTGAAGCGTATATTAGAAATGCTTCGAAGCAAAAGAGTTGTTTTCGTTGGTGATTCTATGAGTAGAACACAGTGGGAGTCACTGATATGCTTGCTTATGACAGGGGTGGAGGATAAGAAGAGTGTCTATGAAATCAATGGGAATAAGATTACAAAACGGATTAGATATTTAGGTGTTCGGTTCAGTTCCTTCAACTTTACTGTTGAGTTCTTTCGTTCAGTTTTCCTGATGCAACAGGGTTCAATGCCCAGACATGCACCAAAGAGGGTCAAGTCAACACTTAGATTGGACAAGTTAGATAATATTAGCAATTACTGGGTTAACTCAGATGTTCTCATATTCAACACTGGACAATGGTGGGTGCCTGGAAAGCTTTTCCAAAG TGGCTGTTATTTCCAGGTCGGAAACTCTTTAAAGCTTGGAATGCCAATTCCCACCGCCTACAGAACTGCACTAGGCACTTGGGGATCATGGGTTGAGAGAAATATCAACACAAATCGAACACGTGTCTTCTTTCGAACTTTTGAGCCATCTCACTGGAG TGATCAAACTCGTAGGTTTTGTAATGTGACCCAGTTCCCGTCATTGGAAGAAAGAGGAAGGGACCGAAGCCTATTCTCAGACACCGCATTGGAGGTGGTAAAAAATATGACAGTTCCTATAACCGTTCTGCACATTACTTCCATGTCAGCTCTCCGGAGCGATGCACATGTGGGTAACTCGAGTGACAGCCCATCAACGCCTGATTGTAGTCACTGGTGTCTACCTGGAGTACCTGATGTGTGGAATGAAATTGTTCTCTCCTACCTGCTTACTGACTATGGCTTCATTTCTGATGAATGG TGCAGGGTGGATAAACATGGATTTGGTGGCCGCAGTTTTGAGCAAGCAAGTTACCAAAACCTCCAGCCTACCAGCACCAATGGCTCAGCTCGGAAGCCAGAGAAATTGAATAACCTTGATTTGAGCTGA
- the LOC132166264 gene encoding protein trichome berefringence-like 7 isoform X1 has translation MMTSFNRNASFKRSTSLSRRALSVSSTRVCRLSWVSRLFQVLVVIGSLISFLIAIGCGYMYVLPSLSQAFHGYGIAKLNGSLSSCNIFDGIWVPDDSYPLYNATECPFVEQGFNCLGNGRRDKDYLRLRWKPKDCDIPRFTVKRILEMLRSKRVVFVGDSMSRTQWESLICLLMTGVEDKKSVYEINGNKITKRIRYLGVRFSSFNFTVEFFRSVFLMQQGSMPRHAPKRVKSTLRLDKLDNISNYWVNSDVLIFNTGQWWVPGKLFQSGCYFQVGNSLKLGMPIPTAYRTALGTWGSWVERNINTNRTRVFFRTFEPSHWSDQTRRFCNVTQFPSLEERGRDRSLFSDTALEVVKNMTVPITVLHITSMSALRSDAHVGNSSDSPSTPDCSHWCLPGVPDVWNEIVLSYLLTDYGFISDEWVSRCRVDKHGFGGRSFEQASYQNLQPTSTNGSARKPEKLNNLDLS, from the exons ATGATGACTAGTTTCAATAGGAATGCATCCTTCAAACGCAGTACGTCACTTAGCCGGAGGGCCTTGAGTGTTTCAAGCACAAGGGTCTGTCGGTTGAGTTGGGTCTCGAGATTGTTTCAAGTCCTTGTGGTGATTGGGTCTTTGATTTCATTCCTCATAGCAATTGGTTGTGGTTATATGTATGTGCTCCCAAGTCTCAGTCAGGCCTTTCATGGGTATGGTATAGCCAAATTAAATGGTTCATTAAGTAGTTGCAATATTTTTGATGGAATTTGGGTTCCGGATGATAGTTACCCATTGTACAATGCTACAGAATGTCCTTTTGTAGAACAAGGATTCAATTGCTTGGGAAATGGACGGAGAGATAAAGATTATCTGAGATTGAGGTGGAAACCAAAGGATTGTGATATTCCAAGGTTTACTGTGAAGCGTATATTAGAAATGCTTCGAAGCAAAAGAGTTGTTTTCGTTGGTGATTCTATGAGTAGAACACAGTGGGAGTCACTGATATGCTTGCTTATGACAGGGGTGGAGGATAAGAAGAGTGTCTATGAAATCAATGGGAATAAGATTACAAAACGGATTAGATATTTAGGTGTTCGGTTCAGTTCCTTCAACTTTACTGTTGAGTTCTTTCGTTCAGTTTTCCTGATGCAACAGGGTTCAATGCCCAGACATGCACCAAAGAGGGTCAAGTCAACACTTAGATTGGACAAGTTAGATAATATTAGCAATTACTGGGTTAACTCAGATGTTCTCATATTCAACACTGGACAATGGTGGGTGCCTGGAAAGCTTTTCCAAAG TGGCTGTTATTTCCAGGTCGGAAACTCTTTAAAGCTTGGAATGCCAATTCCCACCGCCTACAGAACTGCACTAGGCACTTGGGGATCATGGGTTGAGAGAAATATCAACACAAATCGAACACGTGTCTTCTTTCGAACTTTTGAGCCATCTCACTGGAG TGATCAAACTCGTAGGTTTTGTAATGTGACCCAGTTCCCGTCATTGGAAGAAAGAGGAAGGGACCGAAGCCTATTCTCAGACACCGCATTGGAGGTGGTAAAAAATATGACAGTTCCTATAACCGTTCTGCACATTACTTCCATGTCAGCTCTCCGGAGCGATGCACATGTGGGTAACTCGAGTGACAGCCCATCAACGCCTGATTGTAGTCACTGGTGTCTACCTGGAGTACCTGATGTGTGGAATGAAATTGTTCTCTCCTACCTGCTTACTGACTATGGCTTCATTTCTGATGAATGGGTGAGTAGA TGCAGGGTGGATAAACATGGATTTGGTGGCCGCAGTTTTGAGCAAGCAAGTTACCAAAACCTCCAGCCTACCAGCACCAATGGCTCAGCTCGGAAGCCAGAGAAATTGAATAACCTTGATTTGAGCTGA
- the LOC132166264 gene encoding protein trichome berefringence-like 7 isoform X3 translates to MMTSFNRNASFKRSTSLSRRALSVSSTRVCRLSWVSRLFQVLVVIGSLISFLIAIGCGYMYVLPSLSQAFHGYGIAKLNGSLSSCNIFDGIWVPDDSYPLYNATECPFVEQGFNCLGNGRRDKDYLRLRWKPKDCDIPRFTVKRILEMLRSKRVVFVGDSMSRTQWESLICLLMTGVEDKKSVYEINGNKITKRIRYLGVRFSSFNFTVEFFRSVFLMQQGSMPRHAPKRVKSTLRLDKLDNISNYWVNSDVLIFNTGQWWVPGKLFQSGCYFQVGNSLKLGMPIPTAYRTALGTWGSWVERNINTNRTRVFFRTFEPSHWSDQTRRFCNVTQFPSLEERGRDRSLFSDTALEVVKNMTVPITVLHITSMSALRSDAHVGNSSDSPSTPDCSHWCLPGVPDVWNEIVLSYLLTDYGFISDEWGG, encoded by the exons ATGATGACTAGTTTCAATAGGAATGCATCCTTCAAACGCAGTACGTCACTTAGCCGGAGGGCCTTGAGTGTTTCAAGCACAAGGGTCTGTCGGTTGAGTTGGGTCTCGAGATTGTTTCAAGTCCTTGTGGTGATTGGGTCTTTGATTTCATTCCTCATAGCAATTGGTTGTGGTTATATGTATGTGCTCCCAAGTCTCAGTCAGGCCTTTCATGGGTATGGTATAGCCAAATTAAATGGTTCATTAAGTAGTTGCAATATTTTTGATGGAATTTGGGTTCCGGATGATAGTTACCCATTGTACAATGCTACAGAATGTCCTTTTGTAGAACAAGGATTCAATTGCTTGGGAAATGGACGGAGAGATAAAGATTATCTGAGATTGAGGTGGAAACCAAAGGATTGTGATATTCCAAGGTTTACTGTGAAGCGTATATTAGAAATGCTTCGAAGCAAAAGAGTTGTTTTCGTTGGTGATTCTATGAGTAGAACACAGTGGGAGTCACTGATATGCTTGCTTATGACAGGGGTGGAGGATAAGAAGAGTGTCTATGAAATCAATGGGAATAAGATTACAAAACGGATTAGATATTTAGGTGTTCGGTTCAGTTCCTTCAACTTTACTGTTGAGTTCTTTCGTTCAGTTTTCCTGATGCAACAGGGTTCAATGCCCAGACATGCACCAAAGAGGGTCAAGTCAACACTTAGATTGGACAAGTTAGATAATATTAGCAATTACTGGGTTAACTCAGATGTTCTCATATTCAACACTGGACAATGGTGGGTGCCTGGAAAGCTTTTCCAAAG TGGCTGTTATTTCCAGGTCGGAAACTCTTTAAAGCTTGGAATGCCAATTCCCACCGCCTACAGAACTGCACTAGGCACTTGGGGATCATGGGTTGAGAGAAATATCAACACAAATCGAACACGTGTCTTCTTTCGAACTTTTGAGCCATCTCACTGGAG TGATCAAACTCGTAGGTTTTGTAATGTGACCCAGTTCCCGTCATTGGAAGAAAGAGGAAGGGACCGAAGCCTATTCTCAGACACCGCATTGGAGGTGGTAAAAAATATGACAGTTCCTATAACCGTTCTGCACATTACTTCCATGTCAGCTCTCCGGAGCGATGCACATGTGGGTAACTCGAGTGACAGCCCATCAACGCCTGATTGTAGTCACTGGTGTCTACCTGGAGTACCTGATGTGTGGAATGAAATTGTTCTCTCCTACCTGCTTACTGACTATGGCTTCATTTCTGATGAATGG GGTGGATAA